One window from the genome of Leptospirillum ferriphilum encodes:
- the dut gene encoding dUTP diphosphatase, whose translation MKKKEPGDSPVIRVRILDGRLPDPFPLPSFSTPGSAGMDLRAMPDGPLRLAPGERVRIPSGIAIHIGDPSVAGLVFPRSGLGSRGLVLSNLTGVIDADYTGPLTLALWNAGEEPLDIRPGDRVAQIVFVSVVRPVWEVVDEHHFTERGEGGFGHTGS comes from the coding sequence GTGAAAAAAAAGGAGCCGGGAGATTCTCCCGTCATTCGGGTCCGGATCCTCGACGGCCGCCTGCCGGATCCCTTCCCCCTCCCGTCCTTTTCGACGCCGGGTTCGGCCGGGATGGACCTCCGCGCGATGCCGGACGGTCCCCTTCGTCTGGCCCCGGGCGAGCGGGTCCGGATTCCGTCCGGCATTGCGATCCATATCGGGGATCCCTCTGTCGCGGGTCTCGTCTTTCCCCGGAGTGGACTCGGGAGCCGGGGGCTCGTCCTGTCGAACCTGACGGGTGTGATTGATGCGGACTACACCGGGCCTCTGACTCTCGCCCTCTGGAATGCGGGAGAAGAACCCCTGGATATCCGACCCGGGGATCGGGTGGCGCAGATTGTCTTCGTCTCAGTCGTCCGTCCCGTCTGGGAGGTCGTGGACGAACATCATTTTACCGAGCGGGGAGAAGGGGGGTTCGGGCATACCGGATCCTGA
- the panC gene encoding pantoate--beta-alanine ligase, producing MEILTSLADLKKALPTPEKRKRPLALVPTMGALHDGHRALVRKALEEGGEVVASVFVNPLQFGPQEDFDRYPRTREEDIRLLEETGASWAFFPEAAELVGDSSGFTISHPVAGLYCGAHRPGHFSGVLFIVSKLFHLTQPDRAYFGKKDRQQLFLIDRMVRELAFPLEVRGVDTVREPDGLAMSSRNRYLDPEERGHAPELYRLLTIARERYAPRNHADRLDLASLLVGDMKERGFRPEYVVFVHPETFLPLSAEDPPETPAILITAAWLGKTRLIDNIDIPPIHG from the coding sequence ATGGAAATTCTGACATCCCTTGCCGACCTGAAGAAGGCCCTTCCGACCCCGGAAAAGCGAAAGCGCCCCCTGGCGCTTGTTCCGACCATGGGTGCCCTGCATGACGGCCACCGGGCCCTGGTCCGAAAAGCGCTGGAAGAGGGGGGAGAGGTGGTCGCCAGCGTGTTCGTGAATCCCCTCCAGTTCGGTCCCCAGGAAGATTTCGACCGCTACCCCCGCACCCGGGAGGAAGACATCCGGCTTCTGGAGGAGACCGGCGCTTCCTGGGCGTTCTTTCCGGAGGCCGCCGAACTGGTCGGAGACAGCTCCGGCTTCACGATTTCCCATCCGGTCGCCGGACTGTACTGCGGGGCCCACCGGCCCGGTCATTTTTCCGGCGTTCTTTTCATCGTTTCAAAACTGTTTCACCTGACGCAACCCGACAGGGCCTACTTCGGGAAAAAAGACCGTCAGCAGCTGTTTCTGATCGACCGGATGGTCCGCGAACTGGCCTTCCCGCTGGAGGTGCGGGGGGTCGACACGGTCAGGGAACCGGACGGCCTCGCCATGAGCTCCCGCAATCGCTACCTGGATCCTGAAGAACGCGGGCACGCCCCCGAGCTTTATCGCCTTCTCACGATCGCACGGGAACGCTATGCGCCCCGGAATCACGCCGACCGCCTCGACCTGGCTTCCCTTCTGGTGGGAGACATGAAGGAACGCGGCTTCCGGCCGGAATACGTCGTTTTCGTCCACCCGGAGACTTTTCTTCCTCTCTCCGCGGAAGACCCTCCGGAAACACCGGCCATTCTGATCACCGCGGCCTGGCTGGGAAAAACCCGGCTGATCGACAACATCGACATTCCCCCGATCCATGGATAG
- a CDS encoding metal/formaldehyde-sensitive transcriptional repressor — protein MHTVRNRKKLLERTRKIRGQIEGLERLLEESTGEGDDVSLILQTVASSRGALNGLMCELIEGHIREHVQAGHEVSARDREQAVEDVVEVIKRYLK, from the coding sequence GTGCATACGGTCCGGAACAGAAAGAAACTGCTTGAACGGACCCGGAAAATCCGGGGCCAGATCGAGGGTCTCGAAAGGTTGCTGGAAGAATCGACGGGAGAGGGCGACGATGTGTCCCTCATCCTTCAGACCGTGGCTTCTTCCCGTGGCGCGCTGAATGGTCTCATGTGCGAGTTGATCGAAGGACACATCCGCGAGCATGTCCAGGCCGGGCATGAGGTATCGGCCCGGGACAGGGAGCAGGCTGTCGAGGATGTGGTCGAGGTCATCAAGCGCTATCTCAAATAA
- the rsmI gene encoding 16S rRNA (cytidine(1402)-2'-O)-methyltransferase → MSTPIGNLEDITFRAVRILNACDIIAAEDTRVTRVLLAHHGIRTPTVSYHAHNALEKAPLLVSRMRDGQKVALVSDAGTPLVSDPGEVLVRLAADSGIPVRPVPGASALLAGLVVSGLDASRFVFHGFLPRKDSDCRKEIQTLARFPGTLVFYESPRRVEKTIALLAEELGDRPAVLGRELTKVFESVKRGTLFAFRDQGTGEPEKGEWILLVGGCPAPPSGQTLLASAEVLAALEGISLPPADRARLLSRLTGLSRKDAYRLVSGAADPS, encoded by the coding sequence GTGAGCACGCCGATCGGAAATCTGGAAGACATCACCTTCCGGGCCGTGCGCATTCTGAACGCGTGTGACATCATCGCGGCGGAAGACACGCGTGTCACCCGCGTCCTTCTTGCCCATCATGGCATCCGGACGCCGACAGTCTCCTACCACGCGCACAACGCCCTCGAAAAAGCGCCTCTTCTGGTTTCGCGCATGCGGGATGGACAAAAGGTCGCCCTGGTATCGGACGCCGGGACACCTCTGGTGTCCGATCCGGGGGAAGTGCTTGTACGACTGGCCGCCGACAGCGGCATTCCCGTCCGCCCCGTACCGGGAGCGTCCGCCCTGCTCGCCGGACTGGTCGTGTCGGGGCTCGACGCCAGCCGGTTCGTCTTCCATGGATTTCTTCCGAGAAAAGACTCCGACTGCCGGAAAGAGATCCAGACCCTTGCCCGCTTCCCCGGAACCCTCGTGTTCTATGAGTCTCCCCGGCGGGTGGAGAAGACGATCGCCCTGCTCGCCGAGGAGCTCGGAGACCGTCCGGCGGTTCTTGGCCGGGAACTGACGAAAGTCTTCGAATCCGTAAAGAGGGGAACGCTGTTCGCCTTCCGGGACCAGGGCACGGGAGAACCGGAAAAGGGCGAATGGATCCTTCTGGTCGGCGGATGCCCGGCCCCCCCTTCCGGCCAGACCCTTCTGGCCTCTGCCGAGGTTCTTGCCGCACTGGAAGGGATTTCCCTGCCGCCGGCCGACCGGGCCCGCCTTCTATCAAGGTTGACAGGACTCTCCCGGAAGGACGCCTACCGCCTTGTTTCCGGAGCCGCCGACCCTTCCTGA
- a CDS encoding nitrilase-related carbon-nitrogen hydrolase: MTDNPRKEANVLIRIVLVQNNPVFGEVAGNLDRVKALYGGRKGLRPDLVIFPELFASGYQFTSKSEALSLGEGDGRDGREKGPTVRFLEEFSMETKGWVVGGLPLRRGNKVYNSAVVTHHGTVMAIYDKTHLFEAENRWFERGSGPLCLVRTEFGLMGVMICFDWLFPEVTRSLALSGALLIAHPVNWVLPFGPQGMILRSVENRVFTATANRVGEEARGGFKPLRYIGSSQVVSPQGEILARAPEEAESLLEIQCDPELARSKRVVEESDFFRQRRPDLYRN; encoded by the coding sequence ATGACAGACAATCCCCGAAAGGAGGCGAACGTGCTGATCCGGATCGTGCTGGTCCAGAACAACCCGGTGTTCGGAGAGGTGGCAGGAAATCTCGACCGGGTGAAAGCCCTTTATGGCGGGCGGAAAGGGTTGCGGCCGGATCTTGTCATTTTTCCGGAGCTGTTTGCCAGCGGTTATCAGTTCACGTCCAAATCGGAGGCCCTGTCCCTGGGGGAAGGCGATGGCCGGGACGGGCGGGAAAAAGGACCGACGGTCCGCTTCCTGGAAGAATTTTCGATGGAGACCAAGGGCTGGGTCGTCGGTGGCCTGCCCCTCCGGAGAGGGAACAAGGTCTACAATTCCGCGGTCGTGACGCATCATGGAACCGTGATGGCCATTTATGACAAAACCCATCTGTTCGAAGCCGAGAACCGGTGGTTCGAACGGGGAAGCGGCCCCCTGTGCCTGGTCCGGACGGAATTCGGCCTTATGGGGGTCATGATCTGCTTCGACTGGCTTTTTCCCGAGGTGACCCGCTCTCTGGCCCTGTCGGGAGCCCTTCTGATCGCACACCCCGTCAACTGGGTTCTGCCTTTCGGTCCACAGGGGATGATTCTCCGTTCGGTGGAAAATCGGGTCTTTACGGCGACGGCAAACCGTGTCGGGGAGGAGGCGCGCGGTGGTTTCAAGCCGCTCCGGTACATCGGCTCAAGCCAGGTGGTCTCTCCTCAGGGAGAAATTCTTGCACGGGCTCCGGAAGAGGCCGAATCCCTTCTCGAGATCCAGTGCGATCCGGAACTGGCCCGCAGCAAACGGGTGGTGGAAGAAAGCGATTTTTTCCGGCAGCGGCGACCGGATCTCTACCGGAACTGA